A portion of the Thermosediminibacter oceani DSM 16646 genome contains these proteins:
- a CDS encoding YitT family protein — MRLKAQVYDYLLIALGTFIGSLGLTMFLIPNKVAAGGVSGLATVLHYLFGLPVGWTMLAFNIPLFIAGVVFLGSGFGAKTVLGTVLLSVFTELTKNFPVLTRDLLLSSVYGGIVLGLGLGLVFRTRASTGGSDIAAMLMHHFLPSVSIGQGILIIDFFVIALNGVSFNWELAMYSWIALYVSSKVIDIVQEGINYAKAVYIISDRNDEIQKRILEDLGRGITLFEAKGGYTGENRDVLMCAVTRLELPKLKKIIWDIDPRAFIIVHDVHEVLGEGFTLIDNNK; from the coding sequence ATGAGGCTGAAAGCCCAGGTTTACGATTATCTTTTAATTGCGCTGGGTACTTTTATAGGCTCCCTTGGCCTTACCATGTTCCTGATACCTAATAAGGTGGCCGCAGGAGGAGTTAGCGGTTTAGCCACGGTGCTCCACTATCTCTTCGGCCTGCCGGTGGGCTGGACAATGCTCGCCTTCAACATACCCCTTTTTATAGCCGGAGTAGTTTTTCTCGGCTCCGGTTTTGGCGCAAAAACTGTTCTGGGCACCGTGCTGCTTTCGGTTTTCACCGAACTCACGAAGAATTTCCCGGTGCTGACGAGAGATCTGTTGCTTTCCAGCGTTTACGGCGGAATAGTCCTGGGCCTGGGACTCGGGCTCGTATTCAGGACCAGGGCGTCCACCGGCGGTTCCGATATAGCTGCCATGCTGATGCACCATTTTTTACCTTCGGTCAGCATAGGTCAGGGTATACTCATTATTGACTTTTTTGTCATCGCCCTGAACGGGGTTTCCTTCAACTGGGAGCTTGCGATGTACTCCTGGATAGCCCTTTACGTCAGCAGCAAGGTCATAGATATAGTCCAGGAAGGTATAAATTACGCAAAAGCCGTATACATAATATCCGACAGGAATGATGAGATCCAGAAGAGGATACTGGAAGACCTGGGCAGGGGCATCACCCTTTTCGAAGCAAAGGGAGGTTACACTGGAGAAAACAGGGATGTGCTAATGTGCGCCGTGACCCGCCTGGAGCTTCCAAAGCTGAAGAAGATAATATGGGATATAGACCCCAGAGCGTTTATAATAGTCCACGACGTTCACGAAGTGCTGGGGGAAGGATTTACGCTGATTGATAATAATAAATAG
- a CDS encoding WecB/TagA/CpsF family glycosyltransferase: MQPDINDEIDIMGILLDRVDYYKASQRIMEFLESPGAKIVVTPNAEIIMAAQKNKKLKDAVNSADLSLPDGIGVVLASRLLGRPLEQRTTGFDLMMELLKMAADRKLSIFLLGGKPGVAEDAAKNIKKKFPGIRVAGTHHGYFDESGEEKVVGIINEASPDILFVAMGAPKQEIFMAKNRDKLRCRVAMGVGGSLDVLSGKVRRAPVFMQRAGLEWLYRLITQPSRFRRMSVLPLFLFNVIFRRGK; encoded by the coding sequence ATGCAACCGGATATCAACGATGAAATTGATATTATGGGAATATTATTGGATAGAGTTGATTATTATAAGGCAAGCCAGCGGATTATGGAATTTTTGGAGTCTCCGGGCGCCAAAATTGTGGTAACACCCAATGCAGAAATCATTATGGCCGCCCAGAAAAACAAAAAATTGAAGGATGCTGTAAACAGCGCCGACCTTTCCTTACCCGACGGCATAGGTGTTGTTCTGGCATCCAGGTTACTGGGCCGCCCTCTTGAACAGAGAACCACTGGTTTTGACCTCATGATGGAACTTCTGAAGATGGCGGCAGACAGAAAACTTTCAATCTTCTTATTGGGAGGAAAACCGGGGGTGGCGGAGGACGCCGCAAAAAACATAAAGAAGAAATTTCCGGGCATTAGGGTCGCAGGAACTCACCACGGCTATTTTGACGAGTCGGGCGAGGAAAAGGTCGTGGGCATAATAAATGAGGCTTCTCCGGATATATTGTTTGTGGCTATGGGAGCCCCTAAGCAGGAAATATTCATGGCGAAAAACCGGGATAAACTCCGGTGCAGGGTAGCCATGGGGGTCGGGGGGAGCCTCGACGTGCTATCGGGGAAGGTCCGCCGGGCTCCGGTATTCATGCAAAGGGCGGGGCTCGAGTGGTTATACAGGCTCATAACCCAGCCCTCAAGGTTTCGCAGGATGAGCGTTCTTCCCTTGTTTCTTTTTAATGTAATTTTTAGAAGAGGGAAGTGA
- the csaB gene encoding polysaccharide pyruvyl transferase CsaB, whose amino-acid sequence MAEVVLSGYYGFDNLGDEAVLYAIVSALRHEAPQLKITVLSNNPKKTESLYGVKAVNRWKLSEVAGALKKADMLISGGGSLLQDVTSPLSLLYYLGVISLARTFKKKVFIYAQGFGPVNRAWARLLVRRVVQTVDYITLRDEESAEDLRYLGVSRPPVVVTADPVLGLDLSTVDKDRGIALLRQAGADLNRPLVGLALRCWKGEEVYLPAVAGLADRLIEEGALPVFIPFHHPEDLDAAKQAIQLMKRPEAVLLKRPLTVEEMLSVTGCLSMMVGMRLHSLIMAAACGRPVVGLSYDPKVDRFLRLIGAPPALKVEDINLNDLHILVRARLREGQTPQERSVMTNLKERALQSAKLAIRCLNQ is encoded by the coding sequence ATGGCTGAGGTGGTACTTTCCGGATATTACGGTTTCGATAACCTGGGCGATGAGGCGGTACTTTATGCTATAGTCTCCGCCCTGCGGCATGAGGCTCCTCAGCTTAAAATAACGGTCCTTTCTAACAATCCCAAAAAAACCGAGAGCCTGTACGGGGTAAAAGCGGTGAATCGCTGGAAATTGTCAGAGGTGGCCGGAGCTCTTAAAAAAGCGGATATGCTGATAAGCGGCGGTGGAAGCCTCTTGCAGGATGTAACAAGTCCCCTTTCTTTGCTCTACTACCTTGGTGTGATTTCGCTTGCAAGAACTTTTAAGAAAAAGGTCTTTATTTACGCCCAGGGCTTTGGCCCGGTTAACCGGGCATGGGCCCGGTTGCTGGTAAGGCGTGTGGTACAGACTGTAGATTATATAACCTTGCGCGATGAGGAGTCGGCTGAGGATCTTCGTTACCTCGGAGTAAGCCGGCCTCCCGTTGTCGTCACCGCCGACCCCGTTCTCGGCCTGGATCTTTCCACAGTGGATAAGGACCGTGGAATTGCCCTGCTGCGGCAGGCTGGAGCGGATTTGAACAGGCCGCTGGTGGGGCTTGCCCTGCGCTGCTGGAAGGGGGAAGAGGTATACCTTCCCGCCGTTGCAGGTCTGGCCGACAGGCTGATAGAAGAAGGCGCTTTGCCCGTTTTTATACCCTTTCATCATCCGGAAGATCTGGATGCGGCGAAACAGGCAATTCAGCTTATGAAAAGACCGGAGGCGGTACTGCTAAAAAGGCCCCTTACTGTGGAAGAAATGCTGTCGGTCACGGGTTGCCTCAGTATGATGGTGGGTATGAGACTGCATTCTCTCATAATGGCGGCGGCGTGCGGCAGGCCCGTGGTGGGCCTGTCTTATGACCCAAAGGTTGACCGGTTCCTACGGCTCATCGGCGCACCGCCGGCCCTAAAGGTCGAGGATATCAACCTGAATGACTTGCATATACTGGTAAGGGCTAGATTAAGGGAGGGGCAGACTCCCCAGGAGCGGTCGGTAATGACTAATTTGAAAGAAAGGGCACTGCAGTCTGCAAAACTTGCCATAAGGTGTCTGAATCAGTAA
- a CDS encoding DUF5693 family protein, translating into MEKWLRTLFVLLLAMSIISSGVALLPRMRAENTHNMVDGALSYADLKNMAQERQTTVEEVARLFEEKAKVNAVLYKEESLKDLADDGRIFIANRQQMMLLGWRENLPFNGGETYIVTADADVKERVKHHLTEKLGGEKMALLPERNGFYAIALDMRPSLVEGIGVGFDRENVAKLENMGFHSVFMLKDWPNVNERGIRFAIKDLTLTGKNISAVLFEKKQVLGYPEYLPVLAEEMNRYRLTLGQVEFYNQRGFDKLATLLDQRVIRMHSVTDEEMQTIEPQELVDRLTLAARERNIRILFLKFLPASDVERRFEINAGYMEKVVTRLKTAGLQLEAGNGTIPRPFEPFHHSPILLFLIGLGPLAGGMLFLEKLGIKRTSILAGLTAIGVLGLALAFFAFPLLARKMVALASVIVFPTLSIICLVPRQALKPWQAVLRMSQMTVFSLMGALMVSGVLADTSFMLKLQQFSGVKVAYLFPVLFVACAFFILYGEGTPGERLKKLMDQPVLVKYLLLAAALAVVGIVYLTRTGNEGAVGVSALELKFRALLDRALGVRPRTKEFLIGHPLMLVLLCLGYRDHRYLPILILASIGQVSMVNTFAHIHTPFIISFVRSINGLILGTMAGLVLIAVFRLCRCLEKRWQDG; encoded by the coding sequence TTGGAGAAATGGCTGAGAACCCTGTTTGTTTTACTTTTAGCGATGTCAATAATTTCCTCGGGGGTGGCTTTACTTCCCCGCATGAGGGCGGAAAATACCCATAATATGGTGGACGGTGCCCTGTCTTACGCCGACCTGAAAAATATGGCACAGGAACGGCAAACAACTGTTGAAGAGGTCGCTCGGTTATTTGAAGAGAAGGCAAAAGTCAATGCCGTGCTTTATAAAGAGGAAAGCCTCAAGGACCTGGCCGACGACGGGCGCATTTTTATTGCCAACCGGCAGCAGATGATGCTTTTAGGGTGGCGGGAGAATTTGCCGTTTAACGGGGGCGAGACTTACATAGTGACTGCCGACGCCGATGTAAAAGAGCGGGTGAAGCATCATCTGACGGAAAAACTCGGCGGGGAAAAGATGGCGTTGCTGCCGGAAAGAAACGGATTTTATGCCATAGCGTTAGATATGCGTCCATCTCTGGTAGAGGGGATTGGAGTGGGTTTTGACCGTGAAAACGTGGCAAAGTTGGAAAATATGGGCTTTCACTCCGTTTTCATGCTGAAAGACTGGCCCAATGTGAACGAAAGGGGAATACGTTTCGCCATAAAAGATCTTACACTGACGGGAAAGAATATAAGTGCGGTCCTCTTCGAAAAAAAGCAGGTTCTGGGTTATCCGGAATACCTTCCGGTTTTGGCCGAAGAGATGAACAGGTACCGGCTTACGCTCGGTCAGGTGGAGTTTTACAACCAGCGGGGTTTCGATAAACTGGCTACCCTGTTAGACCAGCGCGTGATCCGAATGCACAGTGTGACCGACGAAGAAATGCAGACTATCGAGCCGCAGGAACTGGTGGACCGCCTGACCCTTGCTGCAAGAGAGAGAAATATACGTATATTGTTTTTGAAATTTTTGCCTGCCTCTGATGTTGAAAGACGTTTTGAAATAAATGCCGGTTACATGGAAAAGGTGGTAACAAGGCTTAAAACTGCCGGTCTGCAATTAGAAGCGGGGAACGGGACGATACCGCGCCCCTTTGAGCCATTTCATCATAGCCCAATACTGCTTTTTTTGATAGGTTTAGGACCATTGGCGGGCGGCATGCTGTTTCTGGAAAAGCTTGGAATTAAACGGACTTCCATTCTCGCCGGGTTAACCGCTATCGGGGTTTTAGGCCTTGCATTGGCTTTTTTTGCTTTTCCGCTGCTGGCCCGCAAAATGGTTGCCCTGGCTTCCGTTATAGTTTTCCCCACACTTTCCATTATATGCCTGGTGCCCCGGCAGGCCCTCAAGCCCTGGCAAGCCGTGCTTCGTATGTCACAGATGACGGTTTTTTCCCTGATGGGGGCACTGATGGTGTCCGGGGTTCTTGCCGATACTTCCTTTATGCTCAAGCTGCAGCAGTTCAGTGGAGTAAAAGTGGCCTATCTCTTTCCGGTACTTTTCGTGGCCTGCGCCTTTTTCATACTTTACGGTGAAGGAACACCCGGCGAAAGATTGAAAAAGCTCATGGACCAGCCGGTGCTGGTAAAATATTTACTGCTGGCGGCGGCGCTGGCGGTGGTGGGTATTGTCTATTTAACCCGCACCGGCAATGAAGGGGCGGTGGGGGTCAGCGCTCTGGAGCTTAAATTTCGGGCTCTGCTCGACCGAGCGCTGGGCGTGAGACCCAGGACCAAGGAGTTTTTAATAGGCCATCCACTAATGCTTGTGCTCCTTTGCCTGGGTTACAGGGATCACAGATATCTGCCCATCTTAATTCTGGCCAGTATAGGCCAGGTTTCTATGGTCAATACTTTTGCTCACATTCACACACCGTTTATCATCTCCTTTGTCCGAAGCATTAACGGGCTTATCCTGGGAACAATGGCAGGCCTAGTTTTAATAGCAGTGTTCCGGCTGTGCCGGTGTTTGGAGAAGAGGTGGCAGGATGGCTGA